From a single Mucilaginibacter terrenus genomic region:
- the porL gene encoding type IX secretion system motor protein PorL/GldL — translation MAGKKKPFGISNIVSWGATVVIIGLLFKIQHWPYGGTFISIGLIAEALLFFILGFQREEKEVDWTRAYPELNEDYNGELPTVSARPAVAPATNFSNTAALDKMLTDAKIGPELISSLGEGLRTFGDKVSAISRVTDAGEATAAFTNKVKQATASYDNLSIAFEKASANLSEMANSNVDSKAYHDQVNKLARNLSELNGVYELELQDSSAHLKAMNSFYKNLSLTMNNFNESLDDSRLFKDEVGRLAKNLASLNSIYGNMLSAMNQPRVS, via the coding sequence ATGGCTGGGAAGAAGAAACCATTTGGGATAAGTAACATCGTTTCGTGGGGGGCAACGGTAGTAATCATAGGCTTGTTATTTAAAATACAGCACTGGCCTTATGGTGGTACATTTATATCTATCGGGCTTATAGCAGAAGCATTGTTGTTTTTTATATTAGGTTTTCAGAGGGAAGAGAAAGAAGTTGATTGGACAAGGGCTTATCCTGAGTTGAACGAAGATTACAACGGCGAATTGCCAACGGTGTCTGCACGTCCGGCTGTGGCTCCTGCAACTAACTTTTCAAACACTGCCGCTTTGGATAAAATGCTTACTGACGCCAAGATCGGTCCGGAATTGATCAGTAGCCTTGGAGAAGGTCTTCGTACTTTCGGTGATAAAGTTAGCGCCATTTCGCGTGTAACTGATGCCGGCGAAGCTACAGCTGCGTTCACCAACAAAGTTAAACAGGCAACTGCCAGTTACGATAACTTGAGCATTGCTTTCGAAAAAGCTTCAGCGAATCTTTCAGAGATGGCAAACTCTAATGTGGACTCTAAAGCATATCACGATCAGGTTAATAAACTGGCCCGCAACCTGTCTGAGTTAAACGGAGTTTATGAACTTGAACTACAGGATTCAAGTGCCCACCTGAAGGCGATGAACAGCTTTTATAAAAACTTATCCTTGACTATGAACAACTTTAACGAATCTTTAGATGACTCGCGTTTATTTAAAGACGAAGTTGGACGTTTGGCTAAAAACCTTGCTTCGCTGAACAGCATCTATGGCAACATGTTAAGCGCCATGAACCAACCCCGCGTTAGCTAA
- the porK gene encoding T9SS ring complex lipoprotein PorK/GldK gives MKQIYFLIVVLAGSVLSGCSTGGAGNGEVVGVRQRNFKATTPLNMVYIKGGTFLMGQTDQDVTFAQISQTKQVTVPPFFMDETEISNSKYKQFVFWVRDSIAITNYLNDQKYYLQPKKGARPDPSVRKYINWAYARNNPIFSTRGKNASANAQKLQGLYYQGDDRVFDRNEIDVRLLKYNYSLMVLRDAANYKNDKTKKRSDFIFRDTVPVYPDTLVWLSDFSYAANEPMVEGYFSHPAYRNYPVVGVTWRQARAFSVWRTRLSEGAKHAKGLDPNLPFDLPNEAEFEYASRGGRIGTDYPWGGPYIKNAKGCLMANFKPGRGNYTDDGGAYTVNVRSYFPNDFGLYNMSGNVAEWTLSAYDESATTFVHDLAPTFNYEAKSTDPEVLKRKVVRGGSWKDIGYFLQNSTRTYEYQDTAKSYIGFRCVTKYLGRDIRDKR, from the coding sequence ATGAAGCAAATATACTTTCTGATTGTAGTTTTAGCAGGTTCGGTATTATCAGGTTGTAGTACAGGCGGCGCAGGAAACGGTGAGGTAGTAGGTGTAAGGCAACGTAACTTTAAAGCTACTACACCGCTTAACATGGTCTACATCAAAGGCGGTACTTTTTTAATGGGGCAAACCGATCAGGATGTCACCTTTGCTCAAATTTCACAAACAAAGCAAGTAACTGTTCCACCATTCTTTATGGATGAGACGGAAATTTCCAATAGTAAGTATAAGCAATTCGTTTTTTGGGTCCGCGATTCAATTGCGATAACCAATTATCTTAATGATCAGAAATATTATTTGCAACCTAAAAAAGGCGCACGACCTGATCCCAGCGTCAGAAAATACATTAACTGGGCCTATGCCCGTAACAACCCTATTTTTAGCACGAGAGGAAAAAATGCTTCTGCTAACGCACAAAAACTCCAGGGCTTATATTACCAGGGTGATGACAGGGTATTTGACCGTAACGAAATTGATGTTCGGTTGCTTAAATACAATTATTCTTTAATGGTGCTGCGTGATGCTGCTAATTACAAGAACGACAAAACAAAAAAACGCTCTGACTTTATTTTTAGGGATACCGTTCCTGTTTATCCGGACACGCTGGTTTGGTTAAGCGATTTTTCGTACGCTGCTAACGAGCCAATGGTTGAAGGCTATTTTTCACATCCGGCTTATCGCAACTATCCGGTAGTCGGCGTTACCTGGCGCCAGGCACGCGCTTTCAGCGTTTGGCGTACCCGCCTTAGTGAAGGTGCTAAACACGCTAAGGGCCTTGATCCCAACCTGCCTTTTGATCTGCCAAACGAGGCTGAGTTTGAATATGCTTCACGCGGTGGCCGCATCGGTACTGATTATCCATGGGGTGGTCCATACATCAAAAACGCTAAAGGGTGCCTGATGGCAAATTTTAAACCAGGCCGTGGCAATTACACTGATGATGGAGGTGCCTACACCGTAAACGTTAGATCTTACTTCCCTAACGACTTTGGCTTGTACAACATGTCTGGTAATGTTGCGGAATGGACGTTATCAGCTTATGACGAGTCTGCAACCACATTCGTGCATGACCTTGCACCAACATTCAACTACGAAGCTAAATCAACAGATCCGGAAGTACTTAAAAGAAAAGTAGTTCGTGGTGGATCCTGGAAAGATATTGGTTATTTCCTTCAAAACTCTACACGTACTTACGAGTATCAGGATACCGCAAAATCTTATATCGGTTTCCGTTGCGTTACCAAGTATCTTGGCCGCGACATCAGAGACAAACGCTAA
- a CDS encoding uroporphyrinogen-III synthase, with protein MEDRKKKVKSILVTLPKPENDKNPYAELAKKLNLKIDFRSFIHVEGVPAKDFRKEKINLADFTAVIFTSRNSADHFFRICEEMRFEVPVEMKYFCLSETIALYLQKYIQYRKRKIFFGKQTAADLAEVLKKHSGEKFLYPCSDVAAEETQKFLLDNGYNFTPAVLFRTVCSDLSDLAEVFYDVIAFFSPSSIQSLYQNFPDFKQNNTRIAAFGATTHKAVLQAGLILDIPAPTPAAPSMTMAIEQYVKQANK; from the coding sequence TTGGAAGACAGAAAGAAAAAGGTTAAGAGTATATTAGTTACCCTCCCAAAACCTGAGAACGATAAAAATCCTTACGCTGAACTGGCTAAGAAGCTTAACTTGAAGATCGATTTTAGGTCGTTCATTCATGTGGAAGGCGTACCAGCAAAGGACTTTCGTAAAGAAAAGATCAACCTGGCTGATTTTACAGCTGTTATATTTACCAGCCGTAACTCTGCTGACCACTTTTTCCGCATTTGTGAAGAAATGCGCTTTGAGGTGCCTGTAGAAATGAAATATTTCTGCCTTTCGGAAACTATCGCGCTTTATCTTCAGAAATATATACAGTACCGTAAACGCAAGATATTTTTCGGTAAGCAAACTGCCGCCGATTTAGCGGAAGTACTTAAAAAACATTCCGGAGAGAAGTTCTTATATCCATGCTCTGATGTAGCTGCAGAAGAGACGCAGAAGTTCTTGTTAGATAATGGTTACAATTTTACTCCGGCGGTTCTCTTCCGTACAGTTTGCAGTGACCTAAGCGACCTTGCAGAGGTTTTTTATGATGTAATAGCATTTTTTAGCCCGTCAAGCATTCAGTCTCTTTATCAAAACTTTCCTGACTTTAAGCAAAATAATACCCGCATAGCAGCATTTGGTGCTACTACACACAAGGCTGTTCTTCAGGCGGGACTTATTCTGGACATTCCGGCGCCTACCCCTGCCGCCCCGTCAATGACAATGGCCATTGAGCAATATGTTAAACAAGCTAATAAGTGA